DNA from Quercus lobata isolate SW786 chromosome 1, ValleyOak3.0 Primary Assembly, whole genome shotgun sequence:
CTTTGATTCCGGGAGCAAGCGTAAAATCCATTTGACACCAACTGACAATTCCGCTTGGTCAAGTTTGGCGTCCGGTGACGTAGATAGATACAGTTGGGATATGTTGTatcataaaatgaaaaatcaagcTGTGTTTAATGTGTCCACTGGCTTTCTCCAGGAAGTGTCATTGCATGATGTGAGATTGGGTCCAAATTCAATACATGCGCAAGCACAGCAAACGAACTTGGAGTACCTATTGATGTTGGATGTGGATAGCTTGGTTTGGAACTTCAGGAAGACAGCCGGTTTGCCAACACCTGGGAAGCCATATGGGGGGTGGGAAGACCCAAGTGAAGAACTTCggggtcattttgtaggttggTTTTTAAACTTGGTATCAAGACTGTTGCATCATACATGTCACAAATTtctactactatttttgttttgaaccCAATATAGTAACATTCATCTTTACTTAATGGAAAAGAAGTCCCATTTGAGCTAGAGTTAAttagccttttttattttctttagtgggTGGAATTTGGCATATTGGTTCACATCATTCAAATGATTAAACAATCAATAGACAGTAGGGATTAAAAGAATAACTGAGATAAGTAGATCCTTTGTTCCTCCATATTATATAGATACCTCTCTGAAAGAGGAAATTTTAATACCTTACATTTTATCTTTCATGTTTACAATGAATAACTAGTTTTTGTTATCTTGAAGGGCATTACATGAGTGCAACAGCACGAATGTGGGCTAGCACTCACGATGACACTATTAAACAGAGAATGACAGCATTAGTGTCTGCTTTAGCTGCATGCCAAAACAAAATTGGCAACGGATATCTTTCTGCTTTTCCCGCTGAGCAATTTGATCGTGTTGAAGCTATAAAACCTGTTTGGGCTCCATATTACACAATTCACAAGGTAGAATCTACTTCTGTTGCTTTAAATGATGGAAATGATatatttggccttaaaaatattttacaattagCTTTGAACTTTTCTACTTTGACAGATCTTGACAGGCTTACTTGATCAACATACCATTGGTGAAAATGCCCAAGCTTTAAAAATGGTGACATGGATGGTTGACTATTTTTACAACCGTGTTCAGAATGTGGTAACACAGTTCAGTTTAGAGAGGCACTATCTATCACTTAATACAGAATCTGGTGGCATGAATGATGTTCTTTACAGGTTATATAGCATTACGGTAGGTAAATTCATCTCTGTGTATTAGCTCCTCTAATGGATACTTCAAATTTAATTGCTTGATATTAGTTTTGTACTTGGTTGAGATGTGTTTCAggagaaataaaagattgctaAGCCACTTGGAACTTACTAGTTTTGTGTTTATCATATCTACCGTATCCCCTGACTTTCGTTTATGAGTTTCTTAATCTAccttgtaatttttagaatatgcAATTATTACAGAACTTGTGCTTTGGATATTTTATGGTATGACAGCACCCTGCAAGAACTGTTGCCTTGAATGAAAATTACCTCATTTCTGTTCCTCTAGTCAATATTCAGTAGCTCATTTCATTATCTAATAGCCactaatgaaaagaaaaacattttaaaatgttaCCATTGTTACATCAGATATTTGCCTAATATGATATGAATTGTGGAAAGTGGAAAGTGGAAAGtttaaatattctttatttGATTAGATTTTTCATTAGTGCCTTCCTGCCTTCCTGGTAGCATGCTGATTCTGTAGCTTTCATAATACCTGTGTCATTCAGATCATTTGGTTCTAATATAAGCCTTTCATTTTATTATGCGCAGAATGATCCAAAGCATTTATTATTGGCCCATCTATTTGACAAACCCTGCTTTCTGGGAGTGCTTGCACTACAGGTAATCCTTATGTCTGTTGACTAAGTCTAGTGCAGTTTGGCATATAATAAAGTTCCAGCAATAAATTGAGGCTTTTTTACCTTAGAGAGTGCTGTCTCCACTGCAAATATACAATATTATGAAACAGTTATCTTTAGGTTCAAAGTCGAAATGAGTAGCATTGTCATCTAATGATACTGTTGCTTCACCTTTTTGTAGAAGGTTGCAGGATTAAataaccttttcttttataatatgCTCTATCGGTAGTGTTCCAGAATGCATATGTGCGTGCATGCACTCTTTGGTTCCCTTCAAACATACATGATTCCACATGTGGATCACTTATCTTGATGCAAAAATTCAAAGCCttccaaaagaaatttcattatGGACGTTTTGAAAGTGAGAGTAAGACCAACAATGTTTTGTGGTGTaggaagtgatatttatgtgaGCAATATTTGAAGTCTTACACTTTCAAGGAAGTGGAGATGTGaactgaatttttttgtttaaaggtTGTAACGGGAGATGACCTCATCTTGTGTTCTTGTCTATAGTGTATTtatgatatttaaaataaattttaaaaaacaaatcacCATAACAACCAAGTCTTAGTCCCAAATTTGTTGGAGTTGGTAATGGATTCTCAACAGTAAAAAGGAGATTCAATTTTATGTAGATCCAATGATCCACTGTAGATTATTATGTGAGTGTTTGAAGTTGGTGGTTTTCTGTCTGATCTTGCTTTTGTTTCAGTTCTTCCTTAGTTATTGGCCATCCATTGATGAACAAGTTGAACTATATCTCTAGGATAATATTCGGTTTACTTTTAGCCTATCGTTCATTTCACTTCTGGAACAAAATGTGTCCTGTAGTAAATCACTTTGGTAGCATATTGTCTACCATTTTCTGTCCCTATGTTTATGTGGATTCTAAGCAGTAATATGTACTATCTCATTAGAAATTGAAATACATAAGTATAGTAGTAAATGTACAGAGGAATCACAGAATAGTGAATACATTCATCAGAATACCTTACAGATTTTATGCTTCTCTTGAAGTTACACCAGCTATGCGTATAAGTTTAAATACTTCTCTTCTGAATTAGTCAAGCTTCTACGTTATTCTAGATTCTGATTTTCATACTTGATattatttgatgaaaatttaTTCTTTCACTTGTAGGCTGATGACATAGGTGGCTTTCATTCCAACACACATATCCCAATTGTTATTGGATCTCAAATGCGGTATGAAGTAATTGGTGATCCTCTTCATAAGGTACTTGATAAAGCCTCGTATAATTTCCACTGCTTATACTTGTGCTTAATCATTATATgcactttttttctctttcccttccCCCTTTTTGTTTTGACTGTTACTTTGATGATGCACTTCCTGTTTAATTGTTCTTCACCATTCTTGTTGAGACATTTTGATTCTTTACTTTTTAGTCCTAGTTTTTGTCACTTTATAGGCAATCTTGTTTGTCTGAGGCTTCACCATATGATAAAAAATATGGTTAtgaaactttttccaaaaatttgtAATGTTCATTCGAAATTATGGTGTGACAGGCAATAGGGACGTACTTCATGGACATTATTAACTCTTCACACAGCTATGCCACAGGAGGGACATCAAACTCAGAATTCTGGTATTAATAATAGTCAATATTTCAATTTATCTCCACTGACCTAAATCTCCATATGCCACGCCTTGTAATATGAAACCTCATGTGCATCTTTTTAACATATGGACAGGGGTAACCCAAAGCGATTAGCAGATACTCTGGGCACAGAGAATGAAGAATCATGCACAACTTATAACATGCTGAAGgtatatatttaaacaaaatatcCGGGTGGTGATAGAATTCTTTATTAGTCGTTCTTTTAAAAGCAGATTTGCAgctataaaatatttacacatttaCATCAAATGTTGGATTTCCTTTGACATTTGAGTGTCCATGGCCCTTTTGTTTTTCTGAGATACATGACCCCTGGTAACTGGAAATATATTTAGATTTGCATGCATTGGTGACCATTTGTAGGTCTCTCGCCACCTGTTTACATGGACCAAAGAAGTGGCATACGCAGATTATTACGAGCGTGCCTTAACAAATGGTGTTCTAAGCATCCAGAGAGGAACAAATCCGGGAGTGATGATTTACATGCTCCCACTAGGTCGTGGAGTTTCCAAGGCCAAAAGCTACCATGGATGGGGAACACCATTTAACTCTATGTGGTGCTGCTATGGAACAGGTCTGGATTTGATTGTCAATTGTAAACTCATATAGCTTTAGGAAAATCAAAGTCCACCAAATTATTTTTCACGTCACCACAATCTTAACTTCTTTTAATCTCATGATTTGCCTTTTCATATTATGATTGTTCTACTTCTAATTGAGCAATCTCATGTTATACCTCTTATAAGTTCCTTTGATTTAATAAGTTTTTCTTCTTGCTGCTGCTTCTTTAGCAACTGAATCATTCTCAAAGTTAGGAGATTCAATATATTTCGAAGAGAAAGGAAAGGGTCCTGTTCTTTACATAATCCAGTACATATCAAGCTCACTTAATTGGGAGTCTGGACAAATTGTGCTCAATCAGACAGTTAATCCAGTTGTCTCCTCAGATCCATTCCTTCGAGTGACATTCACATTTTCTTCAAAGGAGGTACTGGTCACAGTTATTTTTGCAATCTACATATCCTGTTGAATATATTTTTCCCTTGACATCACTTGGTGAGAAAGAAAAAGCAAATTGCTAAATATCAAAACTAAAACAGGTCCTCTGTTTTCTTTTCAGACTTCACCCTTTACATAAATACATTTCTGTTACACTTTAAACTTTATTGAGAAGGCCTATTTTAGTGGAAGCAGAACAATAAAAGATATATCGAAACTTGGAATATTTTCATTCACTAAAGCTATATCATTCACgttccttttcaattttttctggTTAGGAATCTTTAGTTTCCTGATCAAATTTCTAATTTCCTCCAAAAGCAAATGACTCCTGCTTTTGGAGGTTGCTTTCTGGCAAAACAGGCTTTCCATTCTTTTTGCATTCTTATTATAGAATGTTAAAACTTCCTTCTTcaattcaaaacttttttaaaacaTGCTGACATTACTTCCAAAATATTACCTATGATACTCCTTTTAAAAGATGTCGAATTGGAAAGAGGTGAACCTAATTATACCCCGTatactatctctctctctctctctcatacacacgTCCAACACTCCATATGCACGCGCACTCACACAAACCACACACACCAATGCACAAGCAACACGTGCTGTGAATGCACAGACAAACATTCATCCTttaataaaactcaaatttCACATATGACAGTACTGTTATTTACAATAAAGGAGAGCTTAACAAAGACACCATCTAAATTGACCACCAGTTATGTTGTGTTACGAAAGTACTTGAGCCATCTAATGTGGAGGCTGAAAAACATATGCTGTGTTTCAAAGTACTAATTAGGTATGAAGGTGACTAATTAGTTAAACAATGAACTGTTGAGATTCTTAACTAGGTCAATATGTGCCACACTCATGGTAATGGGGCACAGGTT
Protein-coding regions in this window:
- the LOC115975917 gene encoding uncharacterized protein LOC115975917, which produces MKGLLFFNMLVLFAVLCFCGHVMAKECTNIPTQLSSTLQGQLFDSGSKRKIHLTPTDNSAWSSLASGDVDRYSWDMLYHKMKNQAVFNVSTGFLQEVSLHDVRLGPNSIHAQAQQTNLEYLLMLDVDSLVWNFRKTAGLPTPGKPYGGWEDPSEELRGHFVGHYMSATARMWASTHDDTIKQRMTALVSALAACQNKIGNGYLSAFPAEQFDRVEAIKPVWAPYYTIHKILTGLLDQHTIGENAQALKMVTWMVDYFYNRVQNVVTQFSLERHYLSLNTESGGMNDVLYRLYSITNDPKHLLLAHLFDKPCFLGVLALQADDIGGFHSNTHIPIVIGSQMRYEVIGDPLHKAIGTYFMDIINSSHSYATGGTSNSEFWGNPKRLADTLGTENEESCTTYNMLKVSRHLFTWTKEVAYADYYERALTNGVLSIQRGTNPGVMIYMLPLGRGVSKAKSYHGWGTPFNSMWCCYGTATESFSKLGDSIYFEEKGKGPVLYIIQYISSSLNWESGQIVLNQTVNPVVSSDPFLRVTFTFSSKEGAGQSTLNLRIPSWTINAKASINTQSLTVPAPGNYLSVTRNWGPGDKLTLELPISLRTEAIEDDRPTYASLNAILFGPYLLAGHTTGDGDIKTGKVKSISDWITPIPAAYNAYLASFSQVSGTSNLVLAHSNQSIAMFPSPPPGNSSTVSATFRLILTGSPPPKFSTLTDAIGKSVMLEPFDLPGMVVVHQGVDKTLTVGVPPAAAGPSIFNLVAGLDGKNGSVSLESQSNKGCFVHNSMRLSCKSPSSGPDFNQAASFVMEQGLSQYHPISFVAKGAMRSFLLQPLLSFQDEFYTVYFDIQA